The Juglans regia cultivar Chandler chromosome 1, Walnut 2.0, whole genome shotgun sequence nucleotide sequence TGGATAAACAGAAATACAGAATATCTCTTtccattattacaactttttcaaattcatttatTCCTAACAGATAACGCTTTCAGACTCTTATGTTTCATTGTTTGCAAGATGAGCGGCGAGAAGCCTGTAAGATTAATTTAGCAAGCTTTGAGTTGTCAAGGTTGCTACGTATTTCTTCGTCTCCTTCTGGAAAGACTTCTTGTCTCCTTCCTGATAACAAACCATGCATGTGCAACCCATTCTCTAGTTCAATGGCCTCTTCCAATTTTCGTACCACTCTCTCGAAGCAAAGATATCGTCCGCTTGCTCCATTATCCATTGCTTCGTAAACATAGACATGTGCCTCTGCCACTTTTTTAACATCTCCGGTAGCTAGGATGCCTTGTTGTAGCATGCTCTGCCCACCtttgtttcaaatattattagaaacATTGAGATTAACTTGTGAACTTTTTTGAAGTAGAAATATTATTTGCAGGCATAGGCTTGAAATTCGTGGATGGCAGATTCATCACATCTTGTCATGTCTTTCCGACCAAAAACTGACAGGAAGTGGAGAATAAAACTAAAGGGGAAATATCAAATACCTTTAAGGTATGGTACAGAGGTTTCTTTGTGAGCATTTGGGAATGAGGGGGCCATGATCAGTCCAGGGCACAGAGTAACAAGCTCCACTTTCATTTCTTTAGACTTCCTCCAGGCAACTTTCTCTGCTATAGTCTTGCCCAAGGCCAGCCAAAGCTGTTCATCACAACAAATGAAGAAACCATTATCAACTACAATCAAGAATAAAGTCGTGCCCTTTGAACTAAGAGAGAGACAAACAATGTGTGGAAAGGATGGAACTTTCAAAACTAGGTATATTTAAATCATTGGATAGGCATAGTAATTCAACCAATCTAGTTAAggtgggagttttttttttcacaaggtGAAAGATGTTAAGATAAAGACTGGCAACctagtagagagagagagagggcttgaGAAATAAAAAGGTTCAGGAAGCAATAATAGCACCTTTTCAAGTGATGAATTGCTTTCAATTATGCTGTTAGTGATCATTTAGAGCCTTTAAAAAGGATGGTGCTGACAGATAACAGTCACTGATTTAACTGATCTAATGATAATCAAGGGTCATACTTGACATGTTTAATTGAAAACAGAGTTAATGCTGCCAAAACCTCAAATCCATTATGCAGAATGCTAACGATGAGGCTTCTAATAGAgtcaatgaaataaaataaaataaagttggaAGTACCTTGTTTTCTCTGCAGAACCCTTCATCACTCCAACTACTCTCATCAACAACCCTCTCCACATTGCCACCTTTCCAgatagaagaaagaagagaagatgTAAAGACACATCTCTTTTCATATGCTGCTCTACCACAAGCTTCAATGACATTCGTTACTCCTTCAGCCTCAAGAGGTACCATTCGTTCCTGAAAATTATCATGCAGTTTGTATAGAGATAATAAAAAGGTCACTGGCTTAAGAATTGCCATGCACTcgggatgaaaataaaatcgttTAAAATTTGGTGATTTTTTAAACCCACTTCAAAGTGAATTATTGAAGATGCGATGATTATACTTGATAATTGAAACATTTGTAGAGTAGAACTTACTGAATAACCAGAGACCCCATGTGGATCAACAAAGGAAGAGGTGTGAAAAATAGCATGACAACCTCTAAAAGCATCGCAGAGGCCCTCCACATCTCCAACGCTTGCTACTACAATGCTTTCTAGTTGATTTATCCTTTCATCTCCTATCAGCTCCCTCAAGTCCTCAAAATccactattgaataaaattaaaaaagtctaCCAATAAGGTTGTAATATTTGGTTGTGCTTTAAATGTCTACTCAAAGCTGGCCTTGGTTGGGTCTACCGACAGGAGCCATCGGCGACAATAatcattttgaataattttacttatcatcctcaTCTTGCTCACACATcacacattatttattttaatttttttttattttttctataacaaatatgtgatgtataattaataagtagaacaactaaattaatttaataaaataaaataataaataatattaaataatattaaaatatataaaatatataatgtagaatgatgaatagcatttctcaattatttttttacgtgCGGTTAAGAAAAAAACCTTTAAGGGAATAATCATATATCAGAGAAAAAGTacaagtaaaaaacaaaatcaatcacataccaacaaaatattttattcagatGAAACTCGAATGCACGGTGTGGCAATACGGCAGCCATACAAAAGTGAAACCCTAATTGATGGATAAATCCTAATTAGAGGGTTGGGTTGGTTGAAGAGCTTAAAACGGATCCAAGGCTGGCTTTATTGCAATGAATTTTTATCAGATCGATTCATCAAATCAGATCGCCATGAAACAAAATTAGGCTCCATGCAAAAATGCAAGCACTGAATAGTTTTTGAGTGGAGTGACTCCATGGAGACATCTTTGTACTTTGGGATGCACcagaaaggttttttttttttgtttttgtttctgtttcgtGTACCATTCTTCCTCATTAGCTGTATATAAGGCTATCAGAAGCAAGCACAAAGAATATAGAAGGAATCTTTATCCACAGTGAGACTCAGTACTATCACCATGGTTAgcctattttctttcttttaaaaaaggttATTTTCTGTAAGTTGGTTTGATCAAACCAATAGAAGATTTGCACTGATCAAAACGTAATTTTCTTCAAGTATACCTTGATTTTGGATGGTGACACGAACCGGGTAACCGTGAGCCTGAAGCTCCTTCACTATGTGAGAACCTAAGTAAGAATTCCCACTTGTCACACATACCAAATCCCTCTTTCTTGCACTCAAACTGCATTTGTTTGGATTAGTAAAACAACTGTCTTGTTTCTGCTTCAAAGCTAGCGGCACCATCAGTTTTATCCttgccatctctctctctccctcactctcacATGCCTGCATGGCAAATGGTATTTAATTGATAAAGGAGGGGCTGCTTCTAATTGGGTTATATTGGTAGATGAAGAATATTAGATGTAAGAGCACGAGGATGAGTGGTAAGTGCATTGCCAGAATGCAGACCTCCTTTTGCCCATCCCTCCTTATACTTGGTTTTTATTACTGAATTATGATATGTCCCACGGGCAGCCCTGCAcaataagaaaaaacagagagcAAAAGTGTCTCATGTCACTTTGGTTTTATTGTTTACCAATCTCAATGTTTATCTCCTTATCGttgataaattaaagaaaagtactttttgtgaaaaaaaaaaatgaaaaatagaggTGCTAGGAAAGGAAATAGAGGTCCCTTTTTTTCTTGCTACAAACATCCTCAACTGAATAGAAAAATCACTCAAgaaattgtttattaaatttttagtaACGAAAAGGGACCAAAATCGAGTGTTGCTTGCAATACATAGACAGGAATtgttaattagtttttttattttttatttcatttatttgtttttgcttcCTGCTCACTGTAGCATGTAAGTTTTAAAAGAGGCTTTAAACCATTAAGTTGCATGCTTGATGAGTTAGAATCAAATGGAGTTCTTTTTCATTCGTGGGTTTTGAAGCATCTTGAGCGCAGAATACACTTACGTCAGGCCAATTGGCTTTTATAATCTCCAggtcacaaaatatttcaatCTAATTGAACGAAGAGCTTGAATAAATCAATATaaagaatacaaaaaaacaGTGTATCAAGTAtctatagatatataataaagaatacaAAATCAAGGACccttataacaaaaaaattgttagtTAAGAGAACAAAGAACTGGAGCAAATACGATGCATGAGATTTACATTGAACAAGCAGCACGACCTGATTGCAAAGTAATTGCGTGCCTCAAATCTGATCCCAAGATGGAGAGCagttcactctttctttttttaagtaagTAGATGGAGAAAAGTTATCCCTTCAAGCACAAATTGAAAGTATAGTATTTGCCATAGTCAGCCGTAAATTGATCTCAACTGCCCCACACACCTGATGCATTTGCAGATGAAGGGTTTCTCCGGTATCCATGCTCTCCACTCCTCCAGCTACTCTCTGTTTGATTGAAGAACTCAGAACTGTATTCCTGGCTACCAAATGCCATTCTTTGAAACATCCTAATTTGTGCAGATTGTTGCGCTGGATCAAATAGTTCACTTTGGCCAGGTTTCATTCCATTGGTGAGATCTGAAAGTTCATCCAAAGACTCTAATGCTCTCACCACCTGAGATGGGAGCAAGGAAGaacaaaaaattcattaaatccTACTAAATTACAGACGAGATATTGAAGATATATGTCA carries:
- the LOC109001333 gene encoding cinnamoyl-CoA reductase-like SNL6: MQACESEGEREMARIKLMVPLALKQKQDSCFTNPNKCSLSARKRDLVCVTSGNSYLGSHIVKELQAHGYPVRVTIQNQVDFEDLRELIGDERINQLESIVVASVGDVEGLCDAFRGCHAIFHTSSFVDPHGVSGYSERMVPLEAEGVTNVIEACGRAAYEKRCVFTSSLLSSIWKGGNVERVVDESSWSDEGFCRENKLWLALGKTIAEKVAWRKSKEMKVELVTLCPGLIMAPSFPNAHKETSVPYLKGGQSMLQQGILATGDVKKVAEAHVYVYEAMDNGASGRYLCFERVVRKLEEAIELENGLHMHGLLSGRRQEVFPEGDEEIRSNLDNSKLAKLILQASRRSSCKQ